From the Dama dama isolate Ldn47 chromosome 30, ASM3311817v1, whole genome shotgun sequence genome, the window AACGGGCGGCCCGAGAGCGGCGGGGCGGAGCAGGCCGACGCGGGCAAGGCCGGTGGCAGACAAAAGCGGGGGCTGCGGGGGCTCCTGGGCGGCGTGCGCTGGCGCAGGAAGGACCGGCGGCCCCAGGACGCGGCGCCGGCGGGGCGCGCGGGGGCCCCGGGCGGCCTGGCGCGGCCGGGCTCGCTCACCGCCAGCCTGGAGTGCGTCAAGGAGGAGGCGCCCGCGGCCGCGCGCCAGCCGGAGCCAGCAGGTGAGCCCGCGGCGGGGGAGCCCGAGCCGGCCTGCGCCCCGGGAGAGGGCGCCTCGGGGCCCGGGCGGCGCGCCGAGCGGCCCCGCGCGCCCCCCGAGCCCGAGCCGCGCGCCGGGGAGGGCCGGCCGGCCGAGGACGCCGCGGGGCCCGGGGCCGCGCCGGCAGAGACGGCGCCCCGGGCAGATTCCGAAGGCGGCCACGCGCCCGCCGCCCCCGACCCTTCCTCGGTCGATCCGCCCTCCGACCCATCGGCAGATCgtatttgtctgatgttttctgaCGTGACTTCACTGAAAAGCTTTGACTCTCTTACAGGCTGCGGAGATATTATCGCAGACCCCGAGGACGAGGCCGGGCCCGGCTGTGCCAAGCACGCCCCGGGGCCGGGCCAGCCGGGCCCCGCCACAAAGCCGCCGGGCGTGGTGGCCTACCAGGGAGGCGGGGAGGAGATGGCGAGCCCGGCCGAGGCGGACGACTCGTACCTGCAGGAGTTCTGGGACATGCTGTCCCAGACCGAGGACCGGGGAGAGGGGCCCCAGGGAGGAGCggccccggcggcggcggcgtccGACGCGCAGGTGGCTCCCGAGACCCCCAAAGAAGCCAGGTGTGCGGAGGTGACCAAGGACGCGTCCTCGGTCAAGCGCCGGAGGCTCCACCGGGTCCCCACGGAGCTCCCCCCGAAGGAAGAACCCAAGCACCCAGACAAGGAGCCACAGGAAGGCGTCCCCAACAGCGACGAGGGCTACTgggactcccccacccccaggccggAGGAGGACGGCGGCGCGAGGAAGACGGGCCTCCCCCGGGACAGCGACAGTGGCGACGCGCTCCACGAGCTCTGCGCCGCCGAGCCGGATGGAAGCCCTGCGGCCCtacccgccgcccccgccgccagcGAGGAGACGTCCTGCTCTTCCCGGTTAAAGCCTGTGTCTCCGGTCACCATCACCTGCCCGCTGCGAACGCCGGGGAGCCTGCTGAAGGACTCCAAGATCCCCGTCAGCATCAAGCATCTGGCGAACCTGCCATCCAGCCACCCCGTGGTGCACCAGCCACCAGCCAGGAGCGAGCTGCCCAGAACCAAAATCCCGGTGTCCAAGGTGCTGGTCCGCCGGGTCAGCAGCCGGGGCTTGGCTGGGACCACCCTCCGGGCCGCGGCGTGCCACGATAGTGCCAAAAAGTTGTGAGGTCTCCGAGGCCGAGGTGGAGGGGCCGCATGTCGAGGAATACAACTTTGTCTGGAAACTGCTCGGACAAATGTTGCGTCCCCAGAGAAAGGCCTTGCCGCCAGTCCCCACTCGGAGCCTGGACCCAGGAGCTCTGCCCCCAGGCAGGGGAATGCTGCACAACGGGATTCCCCCTCCAGATAATTCCCTGAGGATTCTTTTCaagcacttttttttccttttttaaacctttttaaaaatgccccccccctcctttctttttctcttcattgcACCGAACTTTCGGAAGTCACCTTTACTTGCCTTTGCAGAAAATAAGACTTAACCCAACCTAAGGAAGCATCATGCCATGATATTTGGCTGTGTCACCGTCCAGCGGGCCTCCAGGAACCATCTGAAGAACCAGAGAGGAGCCCTCCTCTTCCTGACACTTTActtccttattttccttttcctttccaggggaaaaaagaaaaacaaaaacaccctttGCTGTATCACTGTGTGGGAAACACCTGCAAAGCTGAAAGAGCCAGGTACTTACCTGATGAGCAGAGGCAGGACTGATGGGCAGAAAACCTGCTGTACTTTCAGTTGCTAGGTATGCAAATAGATATATATCTACCACTAAGATGATCACAGAGTTTGGGTTTGGTGGGTTTATTTAGATCATTTGTTTGGGGAGAAATAAAAACCTCAGCAGAGCAgggcttttttttctctctctctttttttatttccccaCCCAGTGCAGAGATGAGGACCAGGGCAAGATTTCACTAAATGCCAACAGACACAGTGTTTTAGCATTTATGAACTGTAACCTTTTCATGTGTAGATAACGCATCTTTTACAGATTATCCAGCTGTTAACCTTTTATAATATGTCAGTAACCTCCAGTTTAAAATCTGGTTTTATAGCTAGACACCGTAACCGCTCCCAAACCATTGATGTTCTTTTATGTACTGTAAACAGAAGcagttctctttttgttttataagGGTTCTCTGGCTTTcagtgtaggggaaaaaaaatttattgtgttGATGTCCCAAAGGAATGGTTCTGCCTTGTCTTGGGTAAAAGTCTGTTTCTCACCCTGAACCCTGGTTTTCAGAGATTTTTACCTTGGTTATAAAAATTTAGTATTCAACCATGTCTCAGTATGAGGAGTCCAAAACGAGGAACAcgtaaagaaaaacaatagaaaatgtaGTTTTTTCATTGACTTCTCTATGACTTAGGACTGAGCCACATATGTTAAGAATATGACACTGGGAGACTTATGTATCGTTAACATTGTGTGCCAAGATTATTTTTGAAAAGTGATTTACTTATATGtgtgttttctgttattttagaTGAAGCATTTATTTCAGAAAGGGTTACCATATGCCTCGATAGTTTGAATGATAAACTGAAGCCTTTCCTAGAATACTATTAGGGTCTAATGGTTATAAAATATCTTCTTTGAAACATTTCAGTGTATTTAATCAAAAGATCACAGCTTCTACTAGGAGATGGTTCATGGTATAGGGGAGATTCGTATTCAAGTGaaaccacacacacataaaagacaTGCACGCTTCTCTTCAACTCTCATTTTCCAGGGAGATTCCCTAAGTAATGAACTGGTAGTACATGCttgttaagtttgttttctgttttataaaagaaagaataaggCAAGTATATGAAGATCTATTTTAATAATATGAAAGAAGTCACAAAATAAACAGACATCAACGGAATACAAATCCTAGCCAATAGCACAAAGCAGGTTGTTCCCCATTTTAAACCTGCAATGACTCCATTAGAAGAAGTGGTAGAGAttgactgaatttatttattattcagatTACTGGCTTTTATTGCGTCGTGTCAGATCCTTAATGTTATTTCAAAGTagtgttttaatatttaatttcctaTGTCTGTCGATGAGGTCTCATAGGCTGACATAGCCTTGAGCAGTCTGAATATACCACCAGGAATTCATAAAGCAGCTCACATGTGCTCAGGCACTCAGCTGTGCACAACCAACAGACAAAGGCGTTCACCGTGAACTTGGAGATGTCTTAGAGATTAGTTTTGTCTTGGGAAAGGGATTTGAATTCGATTCAACACTGATAATACTACTTATACTCAAAATATGTCCATTTCCCCCTAGTGAAGGGGAGgaacataaattttatttctagctGTAAAACAAAggatctttcttttcttcctgtgcaTCTTCTTGCAGGGGTTATAGTCTCCCCAGCCTGAATCCATGACAGAGTTCTGTTTGTTCAATAGCACAGGGAAGATATGAAGCCCTGAAGGACTGATGAGAATATTGTAATAGGAAGACAacctatttatctattttgtaagCACTGGAACAAACTAGTTTTGCTTTCACGGTTTTGGGACTTGTTTCTACATTTGTACCTCTGTGTTGTATCTTTATTAGCAAAGAAAAATGTCAGCAAAGTTTACCTTAATTTCCCCTTGCCTGTCAGTGAACCATTTATACAagatttaaactatttttttctgttctttttcccatgcattttccttttttttttttatttaaactctCTATCTTTAAGAATTCCATCCACACTAGTCAAATGAAGGATTCAGGCAATGAATAAAATGGCCTCAGTCACTGATGAGAAATCAAGACCAGTGTTGGGAGCTGTGTCTTAACCTTTCCAACCACAGACAAGGGTTTGTCATTGCCTTTTTGTGCCAAGGGCTACTTTCTCTTATTCATGTTCATAGAGATTGTATTCTAGAATTTTAATAGATTTACATTCCAGTAATTATTAATGCTCTTACCTAATTTGGCCAtatttgctgtttttttaaaggaaaggattGGATATGGGCTGCTGACACCTTTCCTGTGAATCTATGATGCTAAGATAGTTGGTTGAGACCCTTTAGTCAAAGAATTGGCCAACTTCTGTAGGAAAAAGTCAAATCgttttgttgttcattcgctaaatcatgtctgactttctgccaccccatggattgcatcGTGCCAGGCTCCCGTGCCCTtcgctgtctcccggagtttgctcaaactcatgtccactgagttggtgatgtcagccaaccatctcatcctctaggtCCAAATCAATTGTTGGCCCTCCATTTATCAGTCATTTTAACAACTTGGGAGAAAGACAGCCTGACTTCTGCATCTGTGTTACCTAGGCAGTGTGGCTCGAACCCCTGTGCTTCTTACTAAGGTTTTCTTGCTTCCATTAGCCCTAGAGCATTTTGAATCATCTCAAGAGGAAGTAGATTTGCATTATGTCATCTAATAACAACAATGGAATGTAGAACATTAAAGACTTCCTTTAACTCCATTTCCCACAAATTATCTGCCTATTTAAATACAAATTGTGTGATGTCTATGAAAGTGATGACTCAGGAGTTTAAGGGTTTATTCATTAATCTCAGAAATAGTTTTCTGCCAGTATACTGGCACTTCCATGAATATTCACATAACCCTTTACCTTCACAGTTGTCAGAGTAGAAAGATGGTATTAGTGGTGGTGGTGTCTTGGCTGAACTTGCTGAGTTTCTGTTATTTACATTCTTTGTCAGATTAATTTTCAGCGACCTTTTACAGTTAACTTTGGCTGAAGAGACTGGTTTGCgagctttctgatctctcctttgGTTTCTATCCTGTTTCCGTGGTGCCCTCAGGGAGCAGAGACTGGGATGCTGCTCAGCATCTTCGCCTGTTTTGACACTTGCACAGTGGAGCTCGGTCCTCGCTCACAGACATTCTAGATTTCTCTCTTGCATTAAGACTATGTGGATGTGGCCCCCTGTGCTTGGCTTCTACATTCACGTGTATATTCAGCTCCCCTTATCACTGATAAAAAATTAATCCAAGAATCTTACGCCATTAAACATAAGGAAAAAGCATCACAGTTACCTCTTTTTTCctaccactgctgctgctgttcaatcgctcagccatgtctgactctttgtgaccccatggactgcagcacaccaggcctccctatcctttgttacctcccagagcttgctcaaactcatgttgactgagtcggtgatgccgtccaaccatctcatcctctgtcacccccttctcctctcaccctcAGTCTTCGCCAGCATCAGAGgcatttctaatgagtcagctcttcacatcaggtggccaaaatacgggagcttcagcttcagcatcagtccatccaatgaatattcaaggttgatttcctttagaattgactggtttgatctccttgctgtcgaagggactctcaagagtcttctccagcaccacagttggaaagcatcaattctttgctcagccttctttatggttcagctctcacatccatatgtgattgGGGATGGCCTGTTAGAAGTACCTGGGTGAAATAAGAGGAGAAACTGAAATACTCCAGCCCAATTCCCACTTCCCTTCTGCTAGCCAGGCAGACCAAGGGATGAACAGCACCGTTCTTGTTTAGGAGTCTTCAATTTTGTAAgcacaaatatttaaaaggagTTTAGGAGCCAAAGACTAACAGGGCAGCCTGGTTTCTCAGGTGGGAAAACCACAGGCCGACATTTATTAATACTTGTTGAAGGGAGGGGGCAGTAACAGGTGATTTGGGCATGTGGTCCCTCCTCAGGGCAAACCCTGTCCTGCTCTGAAGGTTGTCTGACGGCCACCCTGCATGGCCTCTTACAGCCTTTTCACTGTGATGACCACTGAGAGGAGGAAATCTGTTGCAACAATAGCCACTTCTGAGGACAGTTATCTCCCCAGACAATG encodes:
- the AMER2 gene encoding APC membrane recruitment protein 2, with product METGGRGAAVSGGRAAAGGCGRKARAAAGTLAVEMDLHCDRAAEPPASEPPSGKINKAAFKLFKKRKPGGAMPSIFGVKHKGDGKGAGPAGLVRSRTHDGLAEALALEGGRREEPRAGGGDGARPGPAAPRAAPGGAGPAAGGSVAKSHSFFSLLRKNGRPESGGAEQADAGKAGGRQKRGLRGLLGGVRWRRKDRRPQDAAPAGRAGAPGGLARPGSLTASLECVKEEAPAAARQPEPAGEPAAGEPEPACAPGEGASGPGRRAERPRAPPEPEPRAGEGRPAEDAAGPGAAPAETAPRADSEGGHAPAAPDPSSVDPPSDPSADRICLMFSDVTSLKSFDSLTGCGDIIADPEDEAGPGCAKHAPGPGQPGPATKPPGVVAYQGGGEEMASPAEADDSYLQEFWDMLSQTEDRGEGPQGGAAPAAAASDAQVAPETPKEARCAEVTKDASSVKRRRLHRVPTELPPKEEPKHPDKEPQEGVPNSDEGYWDSPTPRPEEDGGARKTGLPRDSDSGDALHELCAAEPDGSPAALPAAPAASEETSCSSRLKPVSPVTITCPLRTPGSLLKDSKIPVSIKHLANLPSSHPVVHQPPARSELPRTKIPVSKVLVRRVSSRGLAGTTLRAAACHDSAKKL